In Sporichthya polymorpha DSM 43042, a genomic segment contains:
- a CDS encoding TetR/AcrR family transcriptional regulator, whose amino-acid sequence MSTPAVTNSGPGRPPDPGLADRVHRAACRVYGRHGWRGFTIEAVAKEAAVGKASIYARWSSKEDLLTESLAAQVAFRSDVDTGDIRSDLTVLAQAVFDFYDGEYGAAALRLLGEARLNPDLGIRFEAFRDDAIRAARKVVRRAMDRGEVSRETDVSALLVAIFGGVIMQVVSTPIPPTKRQRVTAARDVSALVDLVLKGVQT is encoded by the coding sequence GTGAGCACTCCCGCTGTCACCAACTCCGGCCCCGGTCGGCCGCCGGACCCCGGGCTGGCCGACCGCGTCCACCGTGCGGCCTGCCGGGTCTACGGCCGGCACGGCTGGCGCGGCTTCACGATCGAGGCGGTCGCCAAGGAGGCCGCCGTCGGCAAGGCGTCGATCTACGCGCGGTGGTCCTCCAAGGAGGATCTGCTGACGGAGTCGCTCGCCGCGCAGGTCGCGTTCCGCAGCGACGTCGACACCGGCGACATCCGGTCCGACCTGACGGTCCTCGCGCAGGCGGTCTTCGACTTCTACGACGGCGAGTACGGCGCCGCGGCCCTGCGTCTGCTCGGCGAGGCCCGGCTGAACCCCGACCTCGGGATCCGGTTCGAGGCGTTCCGCGACGACGCCATCCGCGCCGCGCGCAAGGTGGTCCGTCGCGCCATGGACCGCGGCGAGGTGTCCCGCGAGACCGACGTCAGCGCGCTGCTCGTCGCGATCTTCGGCGGCGTGATCATGCAGGTCGTCAGCACACCGATCCCCCCGACCAAACGTCAGCGCGTCACCGCAGCGCGTGACGTCTCCGCCCTGGTCGATCTCGTCCTCAAGGGGGTTCAGACATGA
- a CDS encoding long-chain-acyl-CoA synthetase, with protein MSANADLISGREFYLRLIRKLSHRGVLPALIKLQRLSDSEQDSMGALLERRAAETPTQVGLRFEDEVYTWAEINEWSNRCAHALKAVGVGKGDVVAIFLTNRSTYIPVAMGALKLGAIGALINIGLQGDVLANSLRKAAPKALVVGEELLPSLQTIPETELPAECFLAEEAGSTPLPAGFRSLTAATESAASTSLPETAAVSFGDPAFYVYTSGTTGMPKCAINKHRRLFMGGLFAGKALREIGPDDVIYCPLPMYHVTALMGGWFACLFTGATFALARGFSASNFWNDIRKHNATGFNYVGEMARYLWNQPPSPDDRNHRVTNMMGAGLRHEIWDDFKARFGIDAVYEVYGGSESPAGFVNLFNFDRTCGWSPRGMKVAAWDHERNDIVRGTDGRGIALKPGGRGVLLQQISAHQQFDGYTDPEATQSKILRDVFKPGDRWFNSGDLVLNQGHGHIQFVDRLGDTFRWHAENVATTEVEGVINGFAGILEAIVYGVEVPAMEGRAGMARLVVEEPATFDLAGLARHMRAGLPEFAVPRFLRLTNSQTDVTGTFRYKKADLKDEGFRPPGGDRVVLVAPGSDPQDLTDDVEARIRSGEIRL; from the coding sequence ATGAGCGCGAACGCCGACCTGATCTCGGGCCGCGAGTTCTACCTCCGGCTGATCAGGAAGCTGAGCCACCGCGGGGTCCTCCCGGCACTGATCAAGCTCCAGCGTCTGTCCGACTCCGAGCAGGACTCGATGGGCGCTCTCCTGGAGCGCCGCGCCGCCGAGACCCCGACCCAGGTCGGGCTGCGGTTCGAGGACGAGGTCTACACCTGGGCCGAGATCAACGAGTGGTCGAACCGGTGCGCGCACGCCCTCAAAGCCGTCGGCGTCGGCAAGGGTGACGTCGTCGCCATCTTCCTGACGAACCGTTCGACCTACATCCCGGTCGCGATGGGCGCGCTCAAACTGGGAGCGATCGGGGCGCTGATCAACATCGGCCTGCAGGGCGACGTCCTCGCGAACAGCCTTCGCAAGGCCGCCCCCAAGGCCCTGGTGGTCGGTGAGGAACTGCTCCCGAGTCTGCAGACGATCCCCGAGACCGAGCTGCCGGCCGAGTGCTTCCTCGCCGAGGAGGCCGGGAGCACCCCGCTGCCGGCGGGCTTTCGGTCCCTGACCGCGGCCACCGAGTCCGCGGCGTCGACGAGCCTGCCGGAGACCGCCGCCGTCTCGTTCGGCGACCCGGCGTTCTACGTGTACACCTCGGGCACGACCGGCATGCCGAAGTGCGCGATCAACAAGCACCGCCGCCTGTTCATGGGCGGCCTGTTCGCCGGCAAGGCGTTGCGCGAGATCGGTCCGGACGACGTCATCTACTGCCCGCTGCCGATGTACCACGTCACCGCGCTGATGGGCGGCTGGTTCGCCTGCCTGTTCACCGGCGCGACGTTCGCCCTCGCGCGCGGGTTCTCGGCGTCGAACTTCTGGAACGACATCCGCAAGCACAACGCGACCGGCTTCAACTACGTCGGGGAGATGGCGCGGTACCTGTGGAACCAGCCGCCCTCACCGGACGACCGCAACCACCGCGTCACCAACATGATGGGCGCCGGCCTACGGCACGAGATCTGGGACGACTTCAAGGCCCGGTTCGGCATCGACGCGGTCTACGAGGTGTACGGCGGTTCGGAGTCGCCGGCCGGGTTCGTCAACCTGTTCAACTTCGACCGCACCTGCGGGTGGTCACCCCGCGGCATGAAGGTCGCGGCGTGGGACCACGAACGGAACGACATCGTGCGTGGCACGGACGGTCGCGGGATCGCGCTGAAGCCGGGCGGCCGCGGCGTCCTGCTCCAGCAGATCTCCGCCCACCAGCAGTTCGACGGGTACACCGACCCGGAGGCGACGCAGAGCAAGATCCTGCGCGACGTGTTCAAACCCGGCGACCGCTGGTTCAACTCCGGCGACCTGGTCCTGAATCAGGGTCACGGACACATCCAGTTCGTCGACCGGCTCGGTGACACGTTCCGCTGGCACGCCGAGAACGTCGCCACCACCGAGGTCGAGGGTGTGATCAACGGCTTCGCCGGCATCCTCGAGGCGATCGTCTACGGCGTCGAGGTGCCCGCGATGGAGGGCCGCGCCGGCATGGCTCGGCTCGTGGTCGAGGAACCGGCGACCTTCGACCTCGCCGGCCTCGCGCGGCACATGCGCGCCGGTCTGCCGGAGTTCGCGGTGCCACGCTTCCTTCGCCTGACCAACTCCCAGACCGACGTCACCGGGACGTTCCGCTACAAGAAGGCCGACCTCAAGGACGAGGGCTTCCGACCGCCGGGCGGCGACCGTGTCGTGCTCGTTGCGCCGGGGTCGGACCCGCAGGACCTGACCGACGACGTCGAGGCCCGGATCCGGTCGGGCGAGATCCGGCTGTGA
- a CDS encoding enoyl-CoA hydratase-related protein codes for MIDPSTPVLVGVGQSSERVGDPGFAALSPIALAVAAAQEALTDTGREPAEIAPLVDVVATTRQFENSTPMAKAPFGQSTNFPRSVASRLRADPRRAVLEVVGGQGPQKLVNEFAAEIAAGRASWVLLAGAEAISTARHLQETGTAADWSDDPGGDLEDRGWALEGLLTYAQMLHGLIDAPSQYGLVENARRGRLALGRDEYRRAMGELFAPFTTVAAKNPHAVFREELDAATLSTVDERNRLIASPFPRFLVSRDLVNQGAAILLTSLGEARRLGIDEDRIVYLAGYADLREVTLFERPDLSVAPSAPAAVRHALAVANKSLDDVSCFDLYSCFPIAVSNVLDTLGLSPNDPRGFTLTGGLCFFGGAGNNYSAHAIAEAVTRARSEPGSLALVAANGGVLSKYSVGLYTTTPSPWQPPSSAHTQEELDAVPRVATVAAPNGWARLETWTVKYGRSGAHAIVVGRLEADGRRFVATGMPGDDDLLQVLEGEDNPVGTRIYVRATGANNRVALSRAALERRLPARPVGFRDSYEFATVERRGRLLEVTINRPDLRNSLHPPANEELEDIWNAYFADPELWVAIVTGAGDEAFCAGNDLIYSASGKPTYLPVTGFGGLTGRQNMSKPVIAAVNGYALGGGCEIALACHLIVADERATFGLSEVKVGVFAGAGGLVRLPRRIPPNVANELILTGRRMNAEEARGWGLVNRVTPAGESLRVARELADEILTASPTSVRLSLQAMEAMRGDPDEVRAQERQSAVADALMVSADMMEGMTAFAQKRAPRWRNR; via the coding sequence CGGCTTCGCCGCGCTCTCGCCGATCGCGCTCGCGGTGGCCGCCGCGCAGGAAGCCCTCACCGACACCGGCCGGGAGCCGGCGGAGATCGCCCCGCTTGTCGACGTCGTCGCGACGACCCGTCAGTTCGAGAATTCGACCCCGATGGCCAAGGCGCCGTTCGGACAGTCGACGAACTTTCCGCGCTCGGTCGCCTCGCGGCTGAGGGCCGACCCGCGCCGCGCGGTGCTCGAAGTCGTCGGCGGTCAGGGCCCGCAGAAGCTGGTCAACGAGTTCGCGGCCGAGATCGCGGCCGGCCGGGCGTCCTGGGTCCTGCTGGCCGGGGCGGAGGCAATCTCGACGGCCCGTCACCTGCAGGAGACCGGGACCGCGGCGGACTGGTCCGACGATCCGGGCGGTGACCTGGAGGACCGGGGCTGGGCGCTCGAAGGCCTGCTCACCTACGCCCAGATGCTCCACGGACTCATCGACGCCCCCAGCCAGTACGGCCTCGTCGAGAACGCCCGCCGCGGCCGCCTCGCGCTGGGGCGCGACGAGTACCGCCGGGCGATGGGCGAGTTGTTCGCGCCGTTCACGACTGTCGCGGCGAAGAACCCGCACGCGGTGTTCCGCGAGGAGCTCGATGCCGCGACGCTGTCGACCGTCGACGAACGCAACCGCCTCATCGCCTCCCCCTTCCCGCGCTTCCTCGTCTCCCGCGACCTGGTCAACCAGGGCGCCGCGATCCTGCTGACCTCGCTCGGGGAGGCCCGGCGCCTCGGGATCGACGAGGACCGGATCGTCTACCTCGCTGGGTACGCGGACCTGCGCGAGGTGACGCTGTTCGAGCGGCCCGACCTGTCGGTCGCGCCGAGCGCACCGGCCGCCGTCCGGCACGCGCTGGCGGTGGCGAACAAGTCCCTCGACGACGTCAGCTGCTTCGACCTCTACAGCTGCTTCCCGATCGCGGTCTCGAACGTCCTGGACACGCTCGGGCTCTCGCCCAACGACCCGCGCGGGTTCACCCTCACCGGCGGGCTCTGCTTCTTCGGCGGCGCCGGGAACAACTACTCGGCCCACGCGATCGCCGAAGCCGTCACCCGCGCCCGGTCCGAACCCGGCTCGCTCGCCCTGGTCGCGGCGAACGGCGGCGTGCTGTCCAAGTACTCCGTCGGGCTCTACACGACCACCCCCAGCCCGTGGCAGCCGCCGAGCAGCGCCCACACCCAGGAGGAACTCGACGCCGTCCCCCGCGTCGCCACCGTCGCGGCGCCCAACGGCTGGGCCCGGCTGGAGACGTGGACGGTCAAGTACGGCCGGTCCGGGGCACACGCGATCGTCGTCGGCCGCCTCGAGGCGGACGGTCGCCGCTTCGTCGCGACCGGCATGCCCGGCGACGACGACCTGCTCCAGGTCCTCGAAGGTGAGGACAACCCCGTCGGCACCCGGATCTACGTCCGCGCCACCGGAGCGAACAACCGCGTCGCGCTCAGCCGGGCCGCCCTGGAGCGGCGCCTGCCGGCCCGGCCCGTCGGGTTCCGCGACTCCTACGAGTTCGCCACGGTCGAACGGCGCGGCCGCCTGCTCGAGGTGACCATCAACCGGCCCGACCTGCGCAACTCGCTGCACCCGCCGGCCAACGAAGAGCTCGAGGACATCTGGAACGCCTACTTCGCCGACCCGGAGCTGTGGGTCGCGATCGTCACCGGCGCCGGGGACGAGGCGTTCTGCGCCGGCAACGACCTGATCTACAGCGCCTCCGGCAAGCCGACGTACCTGCCGGTGACCGGCTTCGGCGGCTTGACGGGGCGTCAGAACATGAGCAAGCCCGTCATCGCCGCGGTCAACGGGTACGCCCTCGGCGGCGGGTGCGAGATCGCGCTGGCCTGCCACCTGATCGTCGCCGACGAGCGGGCGACGTTCGGGCTCAGCGAGGTCAAGGTCGGCGTCTTCGCCGGGGCGGGCGGGCTCGTCCGGTTGCCCCGCCGCATCCCGCCCAACGTGGCGAACGAACTCATCCTCACCGGCCGCCGCATGAACGCCGAGGAGGCCCGCGGCTGGGGTCTGGTCAACCGCGTCACCCCCGCGGGGGAATCGCTGCGCGTCGCTCGCGAACTCGCCGACGAGATCCTCACCGCCTCCCCCACGTCGGTGCGCCTGTCGCTGCAGGCGATGGAGGCGATGCGCGGTGACCCCGACGAGGTCCGAGCGCAGGAGCGGCAGTCCGCCGTGGCCGACGCGCTGATGGTCAGCGCGGACATGATGGAGGGGATGACGGCCTTCGCCCAGAAGCGTGCCCCGCGGTGGAGGAACCGATGA